In the genome of Coxiella burnetii, the window CTCTCAGTTTCCTTACTGCTCCCTGAGCACTGCCATAAAAAGGGTTTTAATATACACGCCTTAAATAGGTTTTGCTATATGGTGAGATCGAAGCGGATGCGATTAAAAATGTAGGTTTTCAACCAGTAGCCCAATGAAATGGACCCACCCCTTAAAGACGGCGTCATAATGCGCCAACATAGAATTTCTATTTTCAAAAAAAGGAGAAGGTCCATGAAAGATATTAAAATACTGGGTGTTGATATTGCAAAAGATGTTTTTCAACTGTGTGGAATTGATGAGTGGGGTAAAGTGATCTACACGAGACGGGTTAAACGTGCTCAGTATGTATCCACCGTAGCCAGTCTTAAGGTGGGCTGCGTGGTGATGGAAGCGTGTGGAGGAGCGAACCATTGGTATCGGACGTTTATGGGGATGGGTATCCCAACGCAGTTGATCAGTCCGCAGCACGTCAAACCGTATGTCAAAAGTAACAAGAATGATCGTAACGATGCGCAGGCGATAGCTGAAGCGGCTTCCCGCGCCTCGATGCGGTTTGTGCAGGGTAAAACGGTGGAACAACAAGACGTTCAAGCGCTGTTAAAGATACGCGATCGTTTAGTCAAAAGCCGCACGGCGCTGATCAATGAGATTCGGGGGTTGTTGCAAGAATACGGACTCACGATGGCGCGTGGTGCCAAGCGATTTTATGAAGAGCTCCCGTTGATTTTAGCGAGCGAAGCGGTGGGATTAACACCGCGGATGAAACGGGTGTTGAATTGTTTGTATACCGAATTGTTGAACCGGGACGAAGCGATTGGTGATTACGAGGAGGAATTAAAAGCGGTGGCAAAAGCCAATGAGGATTGTCAACGGGTACAGAGCATCCCGGGGGTGGGTTATTTAACGGCGCTCTCGGTTTATGCGAGCGTGGGTGACATTCATCAATTTCATCGTTCCCGGCAGTTGTCGGCGTTTATTGGGTTGGTCCCTCGACAACATTCGAGTGGGAATAAGGAGGTGTTGTTGGGGATTAGTAAACGCGGCAATGTGATGTTAAGGACGTTATTGATTCATGGCGCCCGTGCGCTATTGCGTCATGTAAAAAATAAAACGGATAAAAAGAGTCTGTGGTTAAAAGCACTCATTGAGCGCCGCGGAATGAATCGCGCTTGTGTGGCGTTAGCGAATAAAAATGCGCCGATCATTTGGGCGCTTTTAACACGCCAAGAAACGTATCGCTGTGGCGCCTAAACACCGCCGTGGGTAAAAAAAAGAATTAACAAAAGGAGACACACCAACCGAGTTCGAAACAATGAGGGCTGATGAAAGTAAGGTAAAACCTGAGGTTGATTAAGCTGATTCATACGGTGGCTCTGTGAAGCCGATAGCCCGATAAGCATCAACCTTGCATAATTCATCAAGGCACCAATGGTGGCCAATTTAAATCGTGATGCCGGATATACGAATGCAACCGCTTTCTTTTCATCAAAACTGATTGTTGACAACAAGGGTGGGTCCATATACGTATGAGCGAGGTATAGCACGATTGTATCGCCTTATCAAATTATGTTCAAATAAAACGGCTGCTTCACAGCACTAATATTCCCTTAACTTCCTTCTGGTAGGATGATTTAATTTTTAATCCTGGGAGTATTACGTAATGCATCGCAACTTAGAAGAAAAACGATCCGTCCAAAAGTTTAGTGAACTTCATTATCGTTCGCTGATTCCCTTTTTACCTTCTCGGGAGAAAATTAAAATGCCTCACGAGGTATGGCAAATCATAACTGATTATGCGTTAGAAATACGCTGTTCCATAAGCAATCAACCCCTGCAAGATCCGGTAATCATTGTCCACCCTGACCTAGCGCCTCGTGTTTATAACAGACAGTCCGCAATCGATGCTGCGGATGACAACGAGCTAAGGCCTTACGGTATTACAGGAAACAATGTCGCTAACTATTTATCTGGTGTGGAATTACCCCCCGATTCAGGCTCTACCCGGTTTTTGGTTCTCAATAATTCAACTAATCAAGCAATCCGTTTGGGCTGTGAAATTCGTCGATCTATAGAACAAAATGATCCAACCCGATTGCAACGGGCGTTCTCGCCAATCGTTAATTGCCTAAGAAGCGAATGGCTGATTCTGGTTTTTGCTGTTGCCGCTCAATACGGCTCTCTAGCTAGCGCGTTTTCCCCTTCTTTGAGTACACTCTTCGATCCAGCAATTCTACCCGCTATAGGTGTTTCAATGGCAGGGTATTTAGCAACGAATGTATTCATTGATTACAGTAGCTTTATTTATATTCTTCGTCGTGGATCATTAGTGTCACAGCCACAAAGTCCCGCCGCAGTGATCTTGCGAATCTGCCTGCCTGGCATAACCTATGGGATTAATGCGTATTATCAATACCTGTTTTCTCCCTTTATTCACGCACCTATGATACGCGCAATTTCTGCCGCTTTAGGAGGTTTATTTTCTATACCACGCAGCATCGCTTGTACCGATCTCGCAATAATAACGCATTCTCAACGCCTCCCCTCATCAACAAGCGAAATGGCGGTAAGATTTTTTTTGGGGATGTGTGTATTCATACGAACAGGGTTTGAGATTTATTATCTACCACACGATCCAAATTCTTATATATTACTCGTGTGCATCTCATTATTGAGTGCAACGCCCAATTATTATTTATCACTACGCGAAGTAGCTTCGTCCGTAACAAACCCAAGAGCTTCTGTACAACATCGTCGTTGGTTTCCGCACCTTAGTTTTTACACTCCAGCCGAGAGAACGGATGACGAGGGCGAATCTACGCTAACCTTTGCTATCCGAACGGCAGCGCGATTAGCTGCTGCTATTTTTATTGGTCTGATATGCCGCTTTTATGGAGCTGCGGGCGCTACTTTTGAGGCTATTGATATGTTTATTATGAGTGCTTTAATTACTGTGCTATGGAACGCCAATGCTCCTTATCGTTTAGCCCCTCGTAATAATGCACAACATCTTTCGGATGACAATGAAGAGAAAAATAACGATGCTACTACCCCTTTACTTGATCCTTAACCACTTTATAAGAGGTCATCTCGGCATGTCGTCAATTAAACCCTGCCGCCGTCATCCCGCGCAGGCCCTTCCAATTAGCTATTGACAAAAGAATAGAGGGCTTTCACGGCCGAAGTCACGGGAAGGTTAAAATGCTGAGAAAAGCGCCATTTGTATTCTTCAATAATACAACAGATGGCCTCGCGGAAGGAGGTTCGATGTCCCTTCAAACTATATTGTAAAGGTTTTCCAAAGCCTATTGGATTCGGTAGTTTCTCAGAGATTGCGAAGTCTGGCTAACTATGGTACATGGCGTATATGAAAAAAATAACTTTAATTCGCCCGGACGATTGGCATTGTCATCTCCGCGATGGATCTTATCTCCCACGCACCGTCGCAGACATTGCTGCTCAATTTAATCGAGCCATTGTAATGCCAAACCTTGTACCGCCGATCACGACTGTCCAACAAGCAAAAGCGTACTATGATCGCATTAAAGCGCACGTTCCTAAATCCAGTAACTTTGAACCGCTGATGACACTTTATCTCACCGAATCCACCCCCCAACAAGAAATCAAAGCCGCGCAACAATCGGGAATTATTGTCGCCTGCAAACTTTATCCCGCGGGCGCTACCACTCATTCTCAAGCCGGGGTAAAAGATCTCAAAGCAATTTATACGTTGTTGGAAACCATGCAATCGGTCGATTTACCACTTTTAATTCATGGGGAGGTTGTTGATTACGCAGTCGATATTTTTGACCGTGAAGCGGTTTTTATTGAACGCGAGCTCCTGCCTTTAGTAGAAACATTTCCTCAACTTCGCATTGTCTTTGAACATATTTCTACTAAAATTGCTGTTGATTTTGTTTTAGAAGCTCCTTCTAAACTTGGCGCAACCATTACGCCGCATCATTTGCTATTCAATCGAAATGATCTACTAAGCGGCAGCATCCGACCTCACTATTACTGCCTTCCTATTTTAAAAACCAGCGAAGACCAAATGGCCTTAATTCAAGCAGCCACCAGCGGAAATCCAAAATTTTTTTTGGGCACCGATAGCGCCCCCCATTCGCAAACAAAAAAACAATCCATTTGCGGCTCTGCGGGTATTTACAATGCACCCGCGGCTATAGCGCTTTACGCAGAAATTTTCGCGAGCCAAAATGCTCTAGATAAATTGGAGGGTTTCGCCAGTCGTTTCGGCGCAGAGTTTTATGGATTACCACTAAATAACAGCCAAATTACACTCATCCATCAACCATGGCAGGTCGCAGAGTCGCTCCCCTTTGGCAATGAACTCGTTGTGCCACTTTTTGCGGGCCAAACCTTGCAGTGGCAGATAAAATCCCATGAACACAAATAACAATAAAATTTATTCCCTCAAAGATCGTTTTAGCGGTTACCTCCCTGTTGTTGTCGATATTGAAACGGGCGGACTCGAGCCGCTTAAGAATCCGCTACTCGAAATTGCGGCTGTTTTAGTTGAAGTGAATAAAGAAGGGCAATTGTGTCAGGGAGAATTATTCGCTTGCCATGTTCTCCCTTTCGAAGGTGCTGCATTAGATCCAGCGTCTTTAGAAATCACGCGAATCGATCCTTATCACCCTTTCCGATTTGCAGTGGATGAAAAGAAAGCATTGCAAGATTTATTTGCTTTTGTTGAAAAGGCCGTTAACGTCGCCCAGTGCCGCCGCGCTGTGCTCGTCGGCCATAATGCGCATTTCGATTTGACTTTTATTCAAGCTGCTATGAAGCGCTGCAAGCTAAAAAAATCGCCTTTTCATGCGTTCACTTGTTTTGACACAGCCACCTTAGCTGCTATTGTCTTTGGTAAAACTGTCCTGGCCAAAGCATTACGCGCTGCTAATCTTCCTTTTGATAAAAAAGAAGCTCATTCAGCTATTTATGACGCAAAATGTGCTGCTGAATTATTTTGTAAGATTACCAATCAAATCGATGGGCATCTTAAAAAACCGTCGGGTAGCTGCTCCCGGCATTCCCGAGAGCTTGTCTTAGAAGATTAGGTCTCTACCGGTTCGGGAATAGTCATCGCTGCCGGCGTTTCGGTTTCTATCGATGAAGCTGACGCTTCTTGTAAGGATTCTACAGAACTTTTTTTAATGCGATTCTTTTTCGTCTGTTTCTTGGATTTTTTCGGGGCGGCTTTTTTCGCTTCAATTCTTTTT includes:
- a CDS encoding IS110-like element IS1111A family transposase, whose translation is MKDIKILGVDIAKDVFQLCGIDEWGKVIYTRRVKRAQYVSTVASLKVGCVVMEACGGANHWYRTFMGMGIPTQLISPQHVKPYVKSNKNDRNDAQAIAEAASRASMRFVQGKTVEQQDVQALLKIRDRLVKSRTALINEIRGLLQEYGLTMARGAKRFYEELPLILASEAVGLTPRMKRVLNCLYTELLNRDEAIGDYEEELKAVAKANEDCQRVQSIPGVGYLTALSVYASVGDIHQFHRSRQLSAFIGLVPRQHSSGNKEVLLGISKRGNVMLRTLLIHGARALLRHVKNKTDKKSLWLKALIERRGMNRACVALANKNAPIIWALLTRQETYRCGA
- the rnt gene encoding ribonuclease T encodes the protein MNTNNNKIYSLKDRFSGYLPVVVDIETGGLEPLKNPLLEIAAVLVEVNKEGQLCQGELFACHVLPFEGAALDPASLEITRIDPYHPFRFAVDEKKALQDLFAFVEKAVNVAQCRRAVLVGHNAHFDLTFIQAAMKRCKLKKSPFHAFTCFDTATLAAIVFGKTVLAKALRAANLPFDKKEAHSAIYDAKCAAELFCKITNQIDGHLKKPSGSCSRHSRELVLED
- the pyrC gene encoding dihydroorotase codes for the protein MAYMKKITLIRPDDWHCHLRDGSYLPRTVADIAAQFNRAIVMPNLVPPITTVQQAKAYYDRIKAHVPKSSNFEPLMTLYLTESTPQQEIKAAQQSGIIVACKLYPAGATTHSQAGVKDLKAIYTLLETMQSVDLPLLIHGEVVDYAVDIFDREAVFIERELLPLVETFPQLRIVFEHISTKIAVDFVLEAPSKLGATITPHHLLFNRNDLLSGSIRPHYYCLPILKTSEDQMALIQAATSGNPKFFLGTDSAPHSQTKKQSICGSAGIYNAPAAIALYAEIFASQNALDKLEGFASRFGAEFYGLPLNNSQITLIHQPWQVAESLPFGNELVVPLFAGQTLQWQIKSHEHK